The Stackebrandtia nassauensis DSM 44728 genome includes the window CGTCCGAAGTGGGGGAAAGCGCCCGCCGCGGTCATGTCACCGAAAGTGTCGAACGGTCCGAGCCAGCCGGTGGGGACGCCGAGCAGTGCCGCCGTCCACAGCCACCAGTTCCCGTCGGTACGCCGCAGTAGCAATCGGACGGTGGCGATGGCCGCGACCGTCAGTACCGTCGCGGTGGCGACCATTCCCACGCGCGTGATCAGCGGTTCGTAGTAGTCACCGGCGTTTGGCGGAAAGGCCTGAGTGATCGCCCAGGCGGTCGCAGCGAATGCCACCGCACCAGCGGGAACCGCGAGTCGGATGTCAACCGGCAGGCAGGTGGGAGCTCCCGCCGCCACACCGGTTCCGCCGAACGCGATGGCGCCGAATCCGGCCAGCGCCATTAGCACCCACAATGGAGGCCGATCGTAAGTTGTCAGCGCGGCCAGCACCGGAATCACCACGATCGTGACCGTCAGCGCAAACCCGATCGCGGCGCGCGCCACCCGTCGCGATGGCAGCGCGGCGGCCAGTCCGGCAAGTAGCCAGACGGCGAAGGCCAGTAGCCCGAGGGTTCGAAACCCGCTGTGCGGTCCCGTGGGCTCCAGCTGCCACCACACATGGGCCGCCAGGCCGGTGGCCAGGGCCAGCGCGATCGGTGCGGCGTTGGCGAGACCTTCGGGAAAACCGGGGATCATGTTGAGGCCCAGTCGTTGCCGTAGTCCGCTGGCGATGAGGTCGATGGCCTCGGATGGTCTTGGCACCCGTTGCCCCGGCTTGGCGCAGTCCATGAGGGTGGTGACGAGCTCGTCGCCGTTTCGAGTCCGGAATTCCGCCGAGTAGGCGAACAGCAGTCTGCGGTAGCGCCGTTCCAGTACGTCGTCAGCCATGGGCGAGCCCGGTTCGGCCACCGCGCCGCAATCCCGCCATGGCGGCCTCGGCGTTGCTCGACAACCGCCGCGCCTCATGGGAGAGAACCTCGGCACCCTCGTCGGTCAGGCGATAGTAGCGGCGCAGGCGGCCGTCGGTGACTTCTTCACGGTCGGCGGCCACCAAGCCCTGGCCGGTGAGTCGTTCCAATGCGCCGTACAGGGTGCCGGGCGGCAGTTTGACCCGGTTGTCGGACAGTTTCGCCACCGCTTGAATCACCCCGTATCCGTGCAGGGCTTGCTCGGCCAGCGAGGCGAGGATCAAAAAGGTCGGCTCCTGCATGGGCGCGCTCATGGCCCCATCGTACTTCAGCCGTCATATATCGCCCCCCGACCCATGGACTTGTCGAGCCGATTGATATCGTTCGCCGCTATATATCGTCCGACGATCTATGGAGTGCCATGAACACCTCGAACTTGGCCCGAAACCCACGCGCGGGGATCGCGGTCGCGATCACCGCCCTGGTCGGTGCCCTGGCCCTGCCCGTGTGGCAGTCGGGCGTCGGCTGGCTGCTGGTCGCACTGACCACAATGGCCGCCATTGGCGCGAGCCGAATCGGACACCGTCCCGGCCGAACGAGTACGGGCGAGCGATGGTGGCGAGGCGGCGCCGGATGCACCGCACTCGCGTTGGTCGCGGTCGCCGCCCTACGCGACGCCGCCTGGCTGGTGGTGCTGTGCCTGGCCGTCGCCACGGCCCTCGGCTCATTCGCCCTCGCCGGCGGTACCACCTGGCGCGGCCTCGCGCGCGGATTGACCGCACTACCCGGCGCCGGGGTTTGGGCGCTGCTGCCCCGCAACGGCCCTGGCGGAACCACCTCGCGCCGATGGTGGCGGATCACGATCGGCCTCGGCAGCGGCGTCGTACTGGTGGTGGTGTTCGGCCTGCTGTTCCGGTCCGCCGACCCGGCATTCGCGCGACTGCTGGAAGGGTGGACACGAAGCCTTCCCCGGGCGGTGTCGGGCTTGGCGCTCGCGGGAATCCTGGCCCTGGGCGCGATCCGACTCGCCCACACACCCGCCACCGTGGATACGACGCCCTCGGCCAGCGAGAGAAGTACCCGCGGGCTGACCGAATGGCTCATCCCACTGGTGATGCTGGACGCGCTGTTCGCCGTCTTCGTGACGACACAGGTGCCGAGACTGTTCGCGGGCAAGGAATACGTACTCGGACAATCCGGCCCCGACTACGCCGACTTCGCGCGCGACGGCTTCGCCCAGCTGGCGGTCGTCACCGTGTTGACCCTGGGCGTCGTGATAGCACTGTCACTTGTAGCGGGCCGGACGACAGCCCGAGAACGCGCACTGTTGCGCGGATTCGGGGGTGCGCTGTGCGTGATGACGCTGGTCATCGTCGCATCCGCCCTGACGCGCCTGATGCTGTACGTCGACGCCTACGGGTTCAACGGTCCCCGCCTCGTGGGCTTCGCCGTCGAACTGTGGCTGGGGCTGGTGTTCGTCCTCATCCTCATCGCCGGAACGCGTCCGCGTGCCCGGTGGCTACCCCGAACCGTTGCCGCCGCGGGCGTCTGCGTGCTGCTGGGGGTGGCCGTCATCAACCCGGAGGCCATGATGGCGCGCACCCACATGAACAGAGTGGAGGACGGTTACCCGCTGGACATCGCCTTCTTGTCACAACTGTCGGCCGACGCGATCGACGAAATCGACACCCTCCCCGAACCCGCGCGATCCTGTGCCCTGCAAAGGCTGTCGCAACAACTGGAGCAGCCCGACCCCTGGTACGGCCTCAATATGAGCCGACAACACGCCCGCCAGATGTTGCGCGAAGGGCACATCCTCACCTGCACCACGGAGTTCCCGTCATGACACCCACCCCCGCTCGGCTGGCCGACATCACCGCCACGATCACCCTCCTGACCACCGCACTGATCACCGTGATCACCATGCTGCCGCCAGCCATCGCGCCAACGGCGATCGTGCCGTCCTCATTCGACCCCGACACCCCGCAAGTCTGGAACCCCGGCGAACCGTGGATCACCAGTTCCGGCAAACCGAAGCCGCCCGACAGCACCGCTGCCGCCTACACTGCCGCGCTGTGGAAGCACTTCGCACAGCGGTATCCGGGGGTCACACCTCGGGACACGACCTCTGACGGCCACGCCGAGATGCCCGGTCCGGTCACCGACACCGGCTGGTTCACGCGCGAAAGCCAAACCCTCGACCAGGTCGCCCCCGCGGAATACGTCCCCTTCGAGTCCTATGGGGGCGCCGTGTACACCAGGACAGTCCTCGGCCTGCACCAATCGATCGGGAAAGACAATCCCGTCAGTCCTGACGCGGACAGCTACGACTCGGTGATGGTCCAATTCGACGACGCCACCCACCCCGACATCCTGGACCTGTGGATCATCCCCCCGAGAACCTACACAAAGGACACCGGGGGCGCGCTCGACCTGACCGCGTGCGGCTACAAACTGCCGACATTCAAGACCTCCACATGCGACATAACCCGGGCGAAGGGACCCAACGGTGAGAAACTTCGGTTCGTCACGGGACGCACCAAACTCGCCGAGTCCGAACCCGA containing:
- a CDS encoding DUF4153 domain-containing protein, giving the protein MNTSNLARNPRAGIAVAITALVGALALPVWQSGVGWLLVALTTMAAIGASRIGHRPGRTSTGERWWRGGAGCTALALVAVAALRDAAWLVVLCLAVATALGSFALAGGTTWRGLARGLTALPGAGVWALLPRNGPGGTTSRRWWRITIGLGSGVVLVVVFGLLFRSADPAFARLLEGWTRSLPRAVSGLALAGILALGAIRLAHTPATVDTTPSASERSTRGLTEWLIPLVMLDALFAVFVTTQVPRLFAGKEYVLGQSGPDYADFARDGFAQLAVVTVLTLGVVIALSLVAGRTTARERALLRGFGGALCVMTLVIVASALTRLMLYVDAYGFNGPRLVGFAVELWLGLVFVLILIAGTRPRARWLPRTVAAAGVCVLLGVAVINPEAMMARTHMNRVEDGYPLDIAFLSQLSADAIDEIDTLPEPARSCALQRLSQQLEQPDPWYGLNMSRQHARQMLREGHILTCTTEFPS
- a CDS encoding PadR family transcriptional regulator, with translation MSAPMQEPTFLILASLAEQALHGYGVIQAVAKLSDNRVKLPPGTLYGALERLTGQGLVAADREEVTDGRLRRYYRLTDEGAEVLSHEARRLSSNAEAAMAGLRRGGRTGLAHG